In Aristaeella hokkaidonensis, the following are encoded in one genomic region:
- a CDS encoding GntR family transcriptional regulator, giving the protein MNIIIDTYSMIPIYEQVVASIKHMILSGELAENDPLPSVRVLSRDLKISALTVKKAYDALEEEGLTATIHGKGTYVCAPNRSLIQEEQRRDLERDLEAVAEKAKRYGVSREELANMLDIITEE; this is encoded by the coding sequence ATGAACATCATTATTGATACCTATTCCATGATTCCCATATACGAACAGGTTGTTGCCTCGATCAAGCACATGATCCTGTCCGGGGAACTGGCGGAGAATGATCCGCTGCCATCGGTCCGCGTCCTGTCCCGGGACCTGAAGATCAGCGCCCTCACGGTGAAGAAAGCCTATGACGCGCTGGAAGAGGAAGGCCTGACAGCCACCATCCACGGGAAGGGGACCTACGTCTGCGCTCCGAACCGGTCCTTGATCCAGGAGGAACAGCGCCGGGATCTGGAACGGGATCTGGAGGCTGTGGCCGAAAAGGCGAAGCGGTACGGTGTGAGCCGGGAAGAACTCGCCAACATGCTCGATATCATCACGGAGGAATAA